The DNA region AAGTAAAAGTTAGggattatatttttttaagcacTCCAGGCATATGTTATAATTTAACAATTTGTCGTGCATCTTTAttcatggttttatttttctactttaaacattttctttttgtatAGAAAAGTTGTTGGTAGGgctgaagaggtaaataacaaaCATCCTGTAAAAGTGGCTGAGAAACTGACTGTGAAACATAGAAACCTGTTTGTTTGTTAACACCTTCTTGACACTGGCATTTGTGGTTAAGACAGCGATCATTGTAAAGCCATGTCTTCCCTACCATTATAACTTTTTTTAACCAATTCATGACAGTTTTTCCTCACCTGATTACAACAACCATGACTGACTTGTGCCCGCACAGCTGCTTTATTCAAAACACAACCATATATCAGCATCCTCCACGCTCCCTAGCTTAGTTTGTATTGCTGTTTTCTCACTGCAGTTTGGGAAAATCTGAGCAGCTGTCTCATAGGGAACAGAACGCCTTAGGTACATGCACAAAGTAGAGCATTGGTAGCATGGTAGGGAAGTGCATTCTGTGATGCACAGAGAATTAGGAGGAAGGACCGGATGTTTATATGGATCGCAAGACTGTCTAGAGTTACAACAGTTAATGCTAAAAGAGTACTGGAAGGGtttaaaacctcatgcttcagggtgtaTATTAGGAGGAGACCTTCATAgggacagattatcccacatctgcctactgtagGGTTtattgggccatcctctggaacCCCGccgctgttggagacaggatactcaACTAAATGGATCATAAGTCTGATCCAGTCTGTGGAGTCCAATATTTTTATGTAGGAAGTGAGACCAACCAAACTGGCTACACCAGCACTGTTATGGGGTGATATGTACTGTTGTGTGTGACAGAATCAGGGGTTTTATGCTCGGAGTTTTTTTGTTAGAGAGACTTGATATTTGTTTGAAGACAGATTAATTTTATGCTGTGACCACAGAAATCTCACTCTGCCTTTGAAGGCAGACAGAGACTTGGAAGGATCAAAGAAAGGGaaaacagacaaaaacaaaaaaagaatcaCATGAAACTATAATGGGAAGATTGAGCATTTAAACAaactacatttttaatataaaaagtcaAGTTAAAAGTCATAACAAACTGCAACTTTTCTCTTAGACTCTTTAAAACAAAGCTCTTAAATGTCTTTTCTGCTTACAAACATCCTTCCTGGGAGACTAACTTGTCCAGAGGGCTGATACACTAGCTTTCCGTCGCTGCAACCCTGAGTTCAAACCCAGCCTTAAATCACACATTAAAGAGTTTGATGATCTCATCCTTAAACCTTTATGTATGCCCATCATAAAACTACTGCAGTGTTTCACCCAGTTACCAGTCTTTGCTCAGGAATAGCAGGAGTGCTACAATGTCAGGACTGAGATGCATTAAATGTGTTGGGAAGCTTACACGTAGCTTGCTTGTACTATATCAGTCTAATGTGGCTGTTACATAAGCCCTTTCATGACTATGAGTACTTTTTAAACTTAACAAAGCTGTGACCCTCTATGCGGCTTTTATAATGGATACATGCTTGTTGCTTCTACATTGGGTGAGGCGGTATAAGTTTTCGAGCCCTCCTCTTCAGTGGTTTGCCATTGCTTCACAATACCTTGACGCTTAACACATGTGATGTTCTTAATGATTTTCTGGAAGTTCTTCCTGAACTTCACCCCAATAAAGAAATACAGAACGGGGTTGAGACAGCCATGGAGATAAGCAATTGCTTCTGTTATGACCACTGCAGAGTCGAAATTGTAGTCCAGGTTGAATTCCACATGTATATTGCGTATGAGTATCAGTAAATTGTAGGGTAACTGAGTAAGAATGAACACCACTACTAtggaaaatatgatttttaaggaTTTGTGCTTTTGGAAACTCCTGGCATGAAGTAAAGTTTTGATAATTATTGAGTAGCAGATAATCATGGTTATCATGGGAATAAAGAATCCAAGGGTCATTTGGAATACTTTAAAAGCCAATTCTATGAGATGTGAAGGGTATATTGCATGACAGACTGACTTATCGTAATTCAGTTGTGTACTGTATTTAAATTGTGGTATTGCAAATGCTAGTGAAACCACCCAAACTAAAATGCAGATGACTTTCCCCCAAACCATTCTTTTGGCTTGACACATGTGGGCTTTTGTGGCTTGGGCAATAGCAATAAACCTGTCAATAGTTATACAAGTGAGCGTTAACATTGAAGTGTACAGATTCAAAGTGTACAGGCCCCGTATAATTTTACACATTAAGGAGCCAAAAATCCACTCGTGTGCAGCAGAATATGCCCAGAATGGCAAGGTGGAAAGGAAAAGCAAGTCTGCTGAAGCCAAGCTCACTAAAAATACGTCTGTCAGTGTCTTCAGTTTCTCACAGAAAATGTATATGATAAGGACCAAAGAATTTCCTATCAGCCCAAAGGCAAAAGCTAATGCATACATACACGGCAGAAAGATTTTGCTGGCCTTGAGAAAATGTTCATTCTCACTGTAATCGTTGCAGGTGAGGTTAAGGTCTGGGTAATAACATTCTGAAAACTCCATGTAGTCTTCTTTTTAAAGGCTGTCTGTAATCACACACATCCAAAATTATTTTCTCAACAAGTAAAACAATTATTATAACATATCTAGAGGACAGGCAGAATGTTACTAAGCTGTTTTCTAAAAGCAGCGAAAGAATTGTTGTGGTGAAAACCAACATATATTTATTTGTGTGATAGAAATCACATTATCTTTGTGGTGTGGTATAATCTGAACACTGTTTGTTCCAGACAGAACAGCTGTTGAACCTGCATGTCCTGAAAGTATATGCATCATTTTTAGCACAGATTTACACTGACTGGGACTGAGACATTTAATATTTCAAATGCCTCAAATTTCAGAGTAGTTTGGATCAGGACTCTGGTGTAGGCCCTTCTCTAAAATTAGGGTTTGAGTCCTATTGAGTTTGATCATGACATACCTTAGCACAAGAATGTCAACCCCTGTTAGAAATGTCACTCTGatcccccttcctctccaacACTGATTGTGACAATGGACTGTACCTTCTTGAATTCAGGGAAAGAAAACCCCTTTCATCTACCATTTGAGCTTTGATGGGTTACCTCTCTTCCTTATCCTGATTTTAATGTGTAGTTTTCAACCATATCCGCTATTTTCACATAAATGGCCACTTGTCCATCAAATCCCAGCCACATCCATGCTGTAGGTATCACTGGAGCCCTGCAAATCCGTGAATATTTACTTTATATCAATGGGTATCTGCATGCGCAGATGCGGATATCTGCAGATGATTTTTGTAGATGGTAGGTCAGATGTGGATACAATATTGTATCTGCGCAGGGCTTTGGTTATCACTTCTTCCAGAGCTGGTTAGATTGTGAGCTCTACAAGGCAGGCAGCCTGTCTTGCTATGTGTGTGGACATGGCATGCTGTGGCCGCAACCAggacacaaataataataacaaataacTCCCAACAGATTCCCAAATAAACTCTGCTGCAGTTTTTATGGGATGATATTATTAATTTGCGAATATTCAGATGTTTGCAAATTCTGACAGTTTAAGAGGTTTTAACATGAATATTTTTTCACCCCAGAACTGCATTATTCATTATTTGCcatttgtttttcccctgctcaAAAGTTTTAGGCGTCCATTTAGAAAGCAGAAACAATAGCATCTAGTTTTGGTGACCCATCACACACCACAAACAGTAGAACTATTCACAAAGTGAGATCCTACTCCACATGAAAGAATAGAATAATCTGGCCCCCACTGAGAGTAATATTCAGTGTGAATTTAGCTCTCTTCTCTGTTCATGAAACATTTGTGACTGATTTTCTGCAAACGTATTCATTATTCACACTAGAACGTTTTGGCCAAACAATTTGCAGCCTATGCTGTTTGTAAACAGTTCAGGTCAATTATTCCTGCCATGTGATTGGTCACTTGACACTGTTTCTTCTTCCTGAGTGGATGACTAAAACTTTTTCAAGTCAATTGTAAAGCTATTGTCAGATGCCCTCTTGAAACTCAAATGGTAGATTTCAGTGAGAATACTCATGCAGCAAAGTATTTCTAAATATAAGTTAACATAAGATTAGCAGAATTCATCTTGGAATGATTTGATCTTCTGGATTGGTTCAGCAGCAtctattatttaaataataacaCACAAAGCATATGATTAACTGGTGCTACCCATACGCTTTGGATGTGTGTTGAGGCCAGAAAGCAAAGTCAAAAAGGCCTTCGGCCATCAGAGAAGTGTGGCAAATCCTTGTGTGACTTCTTGAAGAGTTATTGGCTTTTTATACAATGGTTTCTGTTATCCTTTCAaatcatgcatttttaaaatttaataataaCCCCCCTCATAAAAGAGTTGTTACATATCCAGATATATTGGGACAAGGGAGAGGGGGATGATAATCAGCAAAATAAAATCATAGCCAAGAAAACCATTGCAAATATATATTGAAACAAACTGATAAGCCTTATTTTACGTACTGTTTCAGGCACAATTGGTGTTCCGGTTGATGTTTCAATACCCTCTCAgggaagaaagatttttttttcctgtgagctgaagcaaaataataaatagcaaattCAGTGATATAATGTGACAACATAACATATTGTAGGTAGCCacattaaaaatattacattacCCTAATGTAGCTAAGGAAAGTGTCTCATTTGAAAGGTATTTTTCAACTGAACTGTCTCTGCTTTTGAAGGCTCAGAGCATCATTTTTAAGTTAAAGAATTTCTTTCTATACATGCCACAAGATAGAATGTTGATCCTCTTTATAGcctaaaaatatttaatgtctAAAAACTCTTTTCTGCAATTAAGCTGTGTTTTTCTAATTTCTGATCACTTTGTGTTTTTTGGATAGGATagtcaagtgctcagcactggcccagttctgctcccatctaagtcaatgagagttttactaGTGATTTCCGAGGAGGAAGAGTTGCACCAAAttttgaaaaacacacacacacacacacacacacacacgcgtacGTGTTTCAAGATCTGGtcttaatataataaaaatatgaattaGGCATAATTTCTCATATACCCTTGGCTCAAATTATTCTTGCTTCCCTCCATGTGCTGGATCCCCATTGACATATGTAATCTGCACATGTAGGGAGAACAGAATATTGGAGAAAAGATTTTAAGAAGATCTGAGAATTGCATTTGGCCTTTGAAGGACCATAAGTTCATGCATTTCTTAGTTAGTTTTACTGAGGAATTTGAGTCATGATTCTGCATATAAATTGGATAATTAACATAATCAATCAGATAAGAAAGGATTAGCTGAGGTCATCAATGGTGacctttaaataattttttaaaaattggtgatTTTGACTTTTGTAATGTCGAAAGGAGATCCAAAAGTTTCCCTCCCCGCCCACCCCTTTTCTGGTTCTTGTTCTCTGAAAGAAAAAAGActcttttcttcttatttttacCCAGAGAGAACCCAGAGTAACTCTGGCAACCACAAAAAAGAGCCCACATGCCTGAGAATACGCTGATCGGACAAAACCAAACATTCACCTTGGGACTGAGatcaagcatggaaaatttcaggccCAAATCACTTTTTCCGAGGAACTTATGAGCTACTGAAAAAGGGAGGTGAAAAAAAGAAACCCACTTCATAATCTTAACTAATCTGTTTCCCACCTGCTGGTGATGTAATATTAAGTTATTAAAGGTG from Gopherus evgoodei ecotype Sinaloan lineage chromosome 2, rGopEvg1_v1.p, whole genome shotgun sequence includes:
- the CXCR6 gene encoding C-X-C chemokine receptor type 6; protein product: MEFSECYYPDLNLTCNDYSENEHFLKASKIFLPCMYALAFAFGLIGNSLVLIIYIFCEKLKTLTDVFLVSLASADLLFLSTLPFWAYSAAHEWIFGSLMCKIIRGLYTLNLYTSMLTLTCITIDRFIAIAQATKAHMCQAKRMVWGKVICILVWVVSLAFAIPQFKYSTQLNYDKSVCHAIYPSHLIELAFKVFQMTLGFFIPMITMIICYSIIIKTLLHARSFQKHKSLKIIFSIVVVFILTQLPYNLLILIRNIHVEFNLDYNFDSAVVITEAIAYLHGCLNPVLYFFIGVKFRKNFQKIIKNITCVKRQGIVKQWQTTEEEGSKTYTASPNVEATSMYPL